Genomic segment of Xanthomonas sp. DAR 35659:
GCGCGCCGCTGTTCGCGCTGACGCTGCCCGCGCAGCCGCTGCTGAGCCTGGTCGCCGCCGCCTGCATCGGCGCGATCGGCGGCAGCGGCGGACAACTGGTGTGGGCCTGGCATGCACGCCGCACCGCCACCCGCGCGCTCGCCCAGCGCGCGCTGTGCTTCGCCGCGCTGACCGCCGCCGCGCAGGTCGCGCTGGCCACGGGGGTGGTGCTGATCGGCCTGCTGCTGGATGCGCTGGCGTATCGCGACGGGGATTGCACGCTGCTGTGCTGGGCGATGGCGGCGGGTCCGCTCCTGTGCGGAGCGCTGTGCCTGCTGCTGGCGCTGCTCACCGCACGCCGCCGCGCGCTCCCGATCGGCAGTGGCGTGGCAGCGAACGCCAGCAGCGGTTGAGGCGTCGGACCGCGGCCGCCGCGCTCGCCCGGCCCACGCCACTGCGAGGCAACGCGGCGCGGCGCACCGCGCCCGACCGTGCGTGCTTCAGGCGAAAAACGCCCGCTGCAACGGCATCAGCGCCGCGCCCAGGGTCACCGCGTCGCCGACGGTGCGGGCGATGCACAACTGCGGCAAGGGCGGCGCCAGGCCGTGCCGGTTGGGTGCGCGCGGGATGCGGATGCGCTCGATCAGGCGCTCGGCGATCGCGGCAGGCAGGCGCCCGCCGATCACGATCGCCTGCGGATCCAGCGCGTAGGACAGGTACGCGCACAACTGCGAGAACGGCGCCTGCGCCATGTCCAGCCAGGCGTCCACGCCCGGGGTGTGCGCCTCGATCGCGCCGAGCATCTGCTCGACCCCGGCGTAGTCCTCGCCAGCGGCGCGCACCAACGCCAACAGCGCATCCAGATTCGGATACGCCATGCCGCCGACGGTCCAGATGCCGCCGAATTCGCCGGCATTGCCGCGATAGCCGCGGAACAACCGGCCATCGGCGATGATGCCGCCGCCGAAGCCGTTGGTCAGATGCAGGTAGACGAAGTCGCGGCAGTCGCGGCCGACCCCGTACAGACTCTCGGCCACCGCCGCCGCGGCGCCATCGTTCTCCACCGTGACCGCGCAGCCCAGGGCCTCTTCCAGGATCGGCACCAGGTCCAGTTGGGTCCAGTCCTCCAGCGCCGGCGGCCCGGCCATCTGCCGGCCCTGGCCGGTGAAGAACGCCGAGATCGCCATGCCGACGCCGACCACCCGCACCGGGTCCACCCCGCTCTCGGCCAGCAGCTCGGCGCGAAACCGCTGCAACTGCGCCAGCACCGGCGCGCGGCGCATGTCGGCCAGGCCGATCCGGCGCTGGCCGCGCACGTTGCCGGCGAAGTCCACCAGCGCCAGCGCCACCACGTCGCCCGCCAGGCCGATGCCGAAGGCGTAGGCGTAGTCCGGCGCCAGCCGCACGTCGACGCTGGGATTGCCGCGGCCCCCGGCGGCGCGGGCGATGAGCTGGACCATGCGCTCCTGCACGAACCCCTGCAGCAGCCGCGCCACGGTGGGCTGCGACAGGGCCAGATCGCGGCTAAGCGCTGCCTGGGTCTGTACTCCGGTCTTGAACACACGGTCGAGCAATTGGCGGCCGCCGGCGCTGACGCGCGGCGGGAAAGCGGAATGCGGCATGGGCGGGCGGAAAAGCGCGAGGGAGGCACGAACCGCCACAACCTAGCATGTGGACATATAAGTTTCATACATGGTAAATAGTATTAACCCCACATTCTTTTACTGGGGGGTTTCATGCATACCGCTTTTCCGCACCCGAGCCTGCTGGCGCTCGCGCTGGCGTCCATCCTCTGCACCGCCACCGCCGTCCACGCCGAGGACGCGCCGCCGGCCGACGCCACCACCACGCTGGACCAGATCGTGGTCACCGGCACGCCGCAGGGGCAGTCGCAGAAGGACGCGCCGTTCGCGATCAGCGTGGTGTCCAAGGAACGCCTGGAGCGCAGCACCCCGAGCAGCAGCGTGGACATGCTGCGGGCGGTCCCCGGCTTCTCCGCCGAACCCTCCGGCGGCCAGGGCGGCGGCCAGAACCTGTACGTGCGCGGCCTGCCGGCCGGCGGCTGGTACTACGTGCAATACCAGGAGGACGGCCTGACCCTGTTCGACGAGCCGCAAGAAAGCTTCTTCAACGTCGACAGCCTGTTCGCGCTGGACATGATGACCGAGCGCCTGGAAGTGGTGCGCGGCGGCACCTCGCCGCTGTTCGCCACCAACGCGCCGGGCGGCACGGTCAACGCCATCACCCGCCACGGCACCGCCACGCCCGAGGGCGCGGTGCGGATGACCGTCGGCAGCGACGGCCTGCGCCGCGAGGACGCCTACAGTGCCGGCCCGCTCAGCGAGAACGTGCTGTACAGCATTGGTGGCTACCACCGCAGCGACGACGGCCTGCGCCGCACCGGCTACACCGCCGACCAGGGCGGCCAGCTGCGCGGCAACCTGACCTTCCTGATGGGCGACGCGATCCTCGACGTCGACGCCAAGTACCTCGACGACCGCACCGCCTTCTACAACCCGATCCCGCTCGCCGACCCGCGCAACCCGTCGCAATCGCTGTCGGCGCTGCTCGATCCGCTGGACGGCACGCTGCTGTCCAACGACCTGCGCCACACCACCGCGCTCACCTTCGACGGCAACGGCCCGCTGGCGCGCAACCTGGACCTGGCCGACGGCATCCACAACAAGGTCAAGCAACTCGGCACGCACCTGGAATGGGATCTGGGCGACGGCCTGAGCCTCAACAACCGCATGCGCTTCGTCGATGCCGAAGTGGACTACACCGCGCTGTTCTCCGGCGCGGCGCCCTACGACGCCAACGCCTACCTCGGCACCCAACTCGGCCGTGCGCGCAGCGGCTTCGGTGCGCGGGTGGCGCGGGTCGGCTACGTCACCACCCGCAACGGCGCCGCCTACGATCCGGCCGCGGCCGACGGCCTGGTGCTGGAGAGCGGCCTGTGGAATGCGCGCACCCACCTGCGCACGCTGTCCGACGACCTGCGCCTGAGCAAGGCGTTCGACGACACGGCGCTGGGCAAGCACACGCTCACCGCCGGCCTCAATGTGCAGCACGTCGAATTCCGCCAGGACCGGCTGCAGAACACCGTGCTGACCACGCTGCAGAACAACGCGCAGCGCCTGGACGTGCTGGCCTACGACGCCGCCGGCAACGTGGTCGGTTCGGTCACCCAGAACGGTTTCGTGCGCTACGGCAACGGCGTCACCAGCGGCTTCGCCAACGCCACCTACCTGTCGCCGTACCTGTGGGATTCGGTGCGCTTCGGCCGCCTCGGCCTGGATGCCGGCGTGCGCTACACCCGCTACAACGCCAACGGTGGCGTGTACGCCAACACCACGCGCAATCTCGGCGATCCGACCACGCTGGCCGACGACAACGTCGGCGGCCTCAGCGGCGCGTTCAGTCCGCGCACCGATCACCGCCAAGCCACGCAGTGGACGCTGGGCGCGGAGTTCGCCCTGACGCCGCAGCTGCAGACCTTCGCCCGCTACACCCAGTCGCAGCGGCTGCCGCGGCTGCAGAACGTCTACCAGACCCAGAACGCGGACGTCACCGACATCGACCAGGCCGAGGTCGGCCTGCGCGGCAGCTTCGGCGACACCTTCTCCTTCTCCACGGTCGGCTTCTGGAGCCGCTTCAACGCGCTGTCGATCAGCGCGATCGTGCTCGACAACAGCGGCGCGGTGCAGAGCCTGGCGCTGGTCGGCAAGACCCGCACGTTGGGCCTGGAATCGGAGTTCACCTGGCGGCCGTCGCCGCTGTTCGGCATCACCGGTTCGGCCACGCTACAGGATCCGCAGACGCGCGGCCTGAGCAACGCGACCACCGGCCTCAGCTACGGCGACCTGGACGGCAAGCAGATCTCGCGCATTCCCAAGTTCATGGCCTCGCTCAGCCCGACCCTGTACTTCGACATCGACGGCCGACCGCTGGAACTGTCGGCCACCGCCTACCGCATGGGCCAGCGCTACGTCGACTACACCAACGCCACCGCCCTGCCCGCCTACACCACCTACGACCTGGGCCTGTTCGCGCGGCTGAGCGAACACCTGGAACTGCAACTGCACGCGGCCAACGTCAGCAACGCGCGCGGCCTGACCGAAGGCAACGCGCGCGTGGATACGTTGTCGGGCCAGGGCACCGCCGACGCGATCTACGCGCGGCCGATCTTCGGCCGCAACTACAACGCCTCGTTGACCTGGCGGTGGTGAGCATGCGCTGCCAAGGACTGTTGATGAGCGTGGCGCTGTCGCTGCCGATCCTGGCGCTGGCGGCGACGCCCAGCCTGCCCGATCGCCTGCGCGATCCACACGGCGACGCGCTGGTGGTATCGCACCGCGCCTGCTGGACGTTCGCCTCGGAGAACACACTGGACGGCATCGCCGCGTGCATCGCGCGCGGCGTGGACATGGTCGAGATCGACGTGCGCACCACCCACGACGGCGTGCTGGTGCTGATGCACGACGCCACCGTGGACCGCACCACCGACGGACACGGCGCGGTGGCCGAGCTGGAAGCGGCGCAGATCGCCGCGCTGCGCGTGCGCAGCCGGGGCGGCGGACCCGACAGCACGCTCACCGCGCGGCATCCGCCGACGCTGGCGCAGGCGCTGGCCCTGGCGCGCGGCAAGGTACTGGTGAACCTGGACATCAAGGCCGCATCGCTGGACCAGGTGATCGCTGCGGTGGAGGCCGCCGGCGCGCAACGCGACGTGCTGCTCAACGTGCCGCTGGACGTGCCCGCGGCGGTGCTGCAGCGCGCGCGCAAGGCCGGCATCGCGGTGCAGGCGCTGTACCTGCAGCGTGACTCGCCGCTATCGCCGCAGCAGGCCCTGCGCCGCGCCGCGGCGCTGCGGCCGGCGGTGGTGCAGCTGATGTTCGACGACCCGGCGGTGCTGGACATCGCGCAACGCGACCTGGCGCCGCACGCGCGCCTGTTCGTCAACACCATGACCAACGACATCGCCAGCGGAAAACCGATGCGCCTGTCGGCGGACTACACCGACCAGCGCGCCTTGCGCGATCCCGCCGCGGTGTGGGGCGGACTGCGCAAGCGCGGCGTGAGCATGATCCAGACCGACGAACCGGTGGCATTGCAACGCTACCTGCACGGCACGGACACGTCCCGGTAGCCGGCATCGGTCCCACTCGTGGCGACGCGGTGCGATGATCGCGCGCCGCGTGACCAGGGGTCAGGTTTCAGTCGGGCGGCGTGCAACACCAGGACGGTATCCATCGCCTCGAGCATGGCGCTGCAGACGACCGCGCCCTGTGCATGGCAATGGCGGTGCGCTGCGCCCGCTTCACTTCATTCCATGCCTCCCGAACGGAAGAGAGCAGATGAAACTGCGCAAAGAAACCGCCCGGTTTCCGCCCGGCGCTGGACTGCGCGTCCGCACGCAGTTGCTGGATCCTGCCGCGGGCGTGGGCAGTCCGCCACGGGAAAAGCGTCGATGGAGTTACTAGGCCAGCACGATCACCGCGTGCCAGCAGGCCGCGACCGGCGACGACAACGCACGCGCCTGCGCGAACTGCCGTCCAATCTCGGTTAAGCACCACCGGCCGGCGCCGCGCGCGATCGCAGCATGCGCCTGCTCGCCACTTTGCTAAGCAGTTCGTACTACGCGCAAGACCACGCCACCTGGTTCGGCGATCTGCGCGCGCTCGCCGAGCAGCACAGCGCTGGCCGGATCGTGATCAACGCCTGACGCAACTGGCCGGACACGCCGACCTGGTGGTGAAGGTCTACGCCATGCTGATGCAACGCGGACAGTTTTCCTGAGCTGCACGCCGTTGCGGCAACAGCACACATCCAATCGCTCGCTTGCCACGCAACGAAACACACCGCTGTCCCTGTAGGAGCGGCTTCAGCCGCGACAGGCACTCGGAGTAAAACGTCGCGGCTAAAGCCGCTCCTACAGTGAGGCCATCCATTGTTACTGGAAGGCTCCCCAACAAATCGCCGCGACAGAGAACGTGAACTCTGTCAACACTCTGGATTCAGTTGCGATTCGGGAAGCGGCCCCTATCGTTCGCGCCTCTTCCTGGTCTGCCCATCTTGGCGGATCCGCCGGCCTCCAGATTGCGCCGGCACCCGGGCGGCCCGTGACAGGCCGCCTCCCCATGACGCCAAGCCACATCGTCTTGCCGCGCCACCCGGCGCGGCGCCGATGAGGGCCCATACGGAGCAAGGAGTTCTATGAAGCTGGCCTGGATTCTCTGGCTGTCGCAGTTGTTGCCGCAACCCGCCGCCGATTCGTTGTGTTTGAGCACCACCGTGTACCTGGAGGCGCGCGACCAGACCTTGCGCGGCCAGCAAGCCGTCGCCGAAGTGGCGCTGCGGCGCCTGGACAGCGGACTGTGGGGCAACTCGATGTGCCAGGTGGTGACCGCGCGCAAGCAGTTCGCACCCGGACTGGTGAAGCCCGGCACCGAACTGAAGAACGACGACGCGTGGGCCGATGCGGTCAACGTCGCCTTCGCCGCCGAGCGCAACTGGGCACTGCCGGAAGGCCAGCGCAAGGAAATCGTGCCCGGCGCCAGCCATTTCGCCGCGCATGCGATCGCCAACCCGAGCTGGCGCAACGCGTATCAGGTGGCGACGATCGGCGATCACACGTTCTACCGCGTGCAGAAGCTGCGCCCGCGCAACGCATCCTGATCCGCGCCGCCGCGGCGCTCGCCAACCGCATGCAGGGCCGGGTACGCTTCCCGGCCCTTTGTCTGTGCGGAGCCGCGCAATGAAACTGTTCACCAAACCCGGCGCCTGTTCGCTCGCCGACCACATCGCGCTGCGCTGGACGCAGTTGCCGTTCGACCTGCAGGTGCTCGATGCCGCCGCGATGAAGGCGCCGGCCTACCTCGCCCTCAATCCCGCTGGCGCGGTACCGGTGCTGCAGGTGGACGACTGGGTGCTGACCCAGAACTCGGCGATCCTCAACTACATCGCCGACATCGCGCCGGCCGCGCAACTCGCCGGCGACGGCAGCGCGCGTGGCCGCGCGGAAGTGCAGCGGTGGCTCGCGTTCCTCAACGCGGATCTGCACACCGCATTCCATCCCCTGTTCGGCAGCACGCGCTACCTGGAAGACGCCGCGGCGATCGCGCGCACCCAGGAGCATGCGCGCGAACGCCTGCGCACGCTGTTTGCGCGCGTGGACGCGCACCTGGCGACGCAGGACTGGCTCGCCGGCGCGCAGCGCTCGATCGCCGATGCCTACCTGTTCGTCACGCTGCGCTGGGCGCGCGCGCTGAAGATCGAACACGGCGC
This window contains:
- a CDS encoding ROK family protein, producing MPHSAFPPRVSAGGRQLLDRVFKTGVQTQAALSRDLALSQPTVARLLQGFVQERMVQLIARAAGGRGNPSVDVRLAPDYAYAFGIGLAGDVVALALVDFAGNVRGQRRIGLADMRRAPVLAQLQRFRAELLAESGVDPVRVVGVGMAISAFFTGQGRQMAGPPALEDWTQLDLVPILEEALGCAVTVENDGAAAAVAESLYGVGRDCRDFVYLHLTNGFGGGIIADGRLFRGYRGNAGEFGGIWTVGGMAYPNLDALLALVRAAGEDYAGVEQMLGAIEAHTPGVDAWLDMAQAPFSQLCAYLSYALDPQAIVIGGRLPAAIAERLIERIRIPRAPNRHGLAPPLPQLCIARTVGDAVTLGAALMPLQRAFFA
- a CDS encoding TonB-dependent receptor — translated: MHTAFPHPSLLALALASILCTATAVHAEDAPPADATTTLDQIVVTGTPQGQSQKDAPFAISVVSKERLERSTPSSSVDMLRAVPGFSAEPSGGQGGGQNLYVRGLPAGGWYYVQYQEDGLTLFDEPQESFFNVDSLFALDMMTERLEVVRGGTSPLFATNAPGGTVNAITRHGTATPEGAVRMTVGSDGLRREDAYSAGPLSENVLYSIGGYHRSDDGLRRTGYTADQGGQLRGNLTFLMGDAILDVDAKYLDDRTAFYNPIPLADPRNPSQSLSALLDPLDGTLLSNDLRHTTALTFDGNGPLARNLDLADGIHNKVKQLGTHLEWDLGDGLSLNNRMRFVDAEVDYTALFSGAAPYDANAYLGTQLGRARSGFGARVARVGYVTTRNGAAYDPAAADGLVLESGLWNARTHLRTLSDDLRLSKAFDDTALGKHTLTAGLNVQHVEFRQDRLQNTVLTTLQNNAQRLDVLAYDAAGNVVGSVTQNGFVRYGNGVTSGFANATYLSPYLWDSVRFGRLGLDAGVRYTRYNANGGVYANTTRNLGDPTTLADDNVGGLSGAFSPRTDHRQATQWTLGAEFALTPQLQTFARYTQSQRLPRLQNVYQTQNADVTDIDQAEVGLRGSFGDTFSFSTVGFWSRFNALSISAIVLDNSGAVQSLALVGKTRTLGLESEFTWRPSPLFGITGSATLQDPQTRGLSNATTGLSYGDLDGKQISRIPKFMASLSPTLYFDIDGRPLELSATAYRMGQRYVDYTNATALPAYTTYDLGLFARLSEHLELQLHAANVSNARGLTEGNARVDTLSGQGTADAIYARPIFGRNYNASLTWRW
- a CDS encoding glycerophosphodiester phosphodiesterase family protein, with the protein product MSVALSLPILALAATPSLPDRLRDPHGDALVVSHRACWTFASENTLDGIAACIARGVDMVEIDVRTTHDGVLVLMHDATVDRTTDGHGAVAELEAAQIAALRVRSRGGGPDSTLTARHPPTLAQALALARGKVLVNLDIKAASLDQVIAAVEAAGAQRDVLLNVPLDVPAAVLQRARKAGIAVQALYLQRDSPLSPQQALRRAAALRPAVVQLMFDDPAVLDIAQRDLAPHARLFVNTMTNDIASGKPMRLSADYTDQRALRDPAAVWGGLRKRGVSMIQTDEPVALQRYLHGTDTSR
- a CDS encoding cell wall hydrolase, producing MKLAWILWLSQLLPQPAADSLCLSTTVYLEARDQTLRGQQAVAEVALRRLDSGLWGNSMCQVVTARKQFAPGLVKPGTELKNDDAWADAVNVAFAAERNWALPEGQRKEIVPGASHFAAHAIANPSWRNAYQVATIGDHTFYRVQKLRPRNAS
- a CDS encoding glutathione binding-like protein — its product is MKLFTKPGACSLADHIALRWTQLPFDLQVLDAAAMKAPAYLALNPAGAVPVLQVDDWVLTQNSAILNYIADIAPAAQLAGDGSARGRAEVQRWLAFLNADLHTAFHPLFGSTRYLEDAAAIARTQEHARERLRTLFARVDAHLATQDWLAGAQRSIADAYLFVTLRWARALKIEHGAHLQRFFERMAADPQVQAALQAEGLQ